In Bernardetia litoralis DSM 6794, the genomic window AAGTTCCAAAAGAATTGGGAGGAAAGGGAATTGCATCAAAACTTACAAAAGCTGTTTTAGATTATATTAAAACAGAAAACTGGGTCGTTTATCCTACTTGTTCATTTATAGAATCATTTATTGCCAAAAATGAGGAATATCAAATTTTGTTGAAAAAAGAATAGAAGTATTGATTTATCAATTTATTTCGAACTAAAAACCACCTTTACCAAATAAATGATAAAGGTGGTTTTCTTTTTTATAAAATGTAACTACTTAATACTTTACCATTAATAATCAAAAACTTATCTAATTCTGAATTTATATTGTTCCATTACAGATTCTTCTTTGTAGGTAAGGTCAAAATAATAATCTCCATCTTCAAGATTTTTATCTATCATAATTTGAGCTTGTGTACGTCCATTTTCTAAAACAGGAATTGGTCTTTTTATAACCTTATATGGTTGTCCATTTCTATAAAGAGTCAAATAAACAATGCGTTCTTGTGCATTTCCTTCAAAAAGTCCTTCACCTACTTCAAATTCTAAATGTACTTCTTTTCCAATCTTACCTTTATGTTTTCCTGTTTCATCAAGAATAACTCTTCTGCTTTGGAAATCATATTGTGCTGTAAAATTATAGGCTTTTCTTGTAAGACCTTTCAAGCGTTCGATTTCTTCTTTTTGGCGTTGGATAAGTTCTTCACTTTGAGTAAGTAATTCTCTAAGTTTTGTACGGTCTTCTCCAATTTGCTCAAGTTGTGAAAGTGAAGTTTGTTGTTCTCCCAAAATTTTATCTAATTTTGCTTTTTCAGCCTTGTATTTTGCTACTTCAGCAGCAGAGAGTTTGTACTTTTTAGTCATACTAGCAAGCTGACTTTTGTAAGACTGAGTTTGCTTTAAAAGAGTTTCGATGCGTTCACGATTTTTTTTCAACTCTTCTTTTAATTTAGAGATTTCTCCCATTGCATACTCATCTTTTCCAGAATAAACCTGCCCCAAACGTTCAGAATAATCTAGTTTTTTCTGCTGTAACTCACTTATTCTTGTTAGAGCTTCTTCAGGAGTTTCGCTAATTTGAGATTTCTCAACTTTAATATCATTTCTAGCACTTAACAAGACATTACGCAATGAATCAGGTTTTTCATAAGGAATAAGTTCATTATCAATATTTCTAATTTCATTTGAATAGGCTTGTTCTAGTCTATCAAAATCTTTGTATAAGGTTTCTAGGTTTTCTTTACTAGATTTTTCAAAGGCATTAGTAGCCCAAATTGCTCCTCCTATCAGAAAAGCAGAGAGTATAATTACTACAACAATAAATGTTTTGCCTTCACTGGTTTCGTATCTGCTCATAAATTTGAAATTTTGGATATGATAAAGTAGTTTTTCTTTTTTTAAACTAAAAAAATGGTTAATTAAAAAACTAGATAAAAATTGAAGTAAAATAGGTAAAATTCAAATAATATCAAACTTATTATTTTAATCCTAAGTTAGTAAGGCTAATATACAACTATATCATTTGTATTGCCAAAAGAAAAAGCTAAAAAACAGAAAAACTAAGTTATATAGAGCAAAAAAACATAAATTAGGGTGTTTTGATTGTTCTTCTTCTTCTTTTTACTCAAAAAAAAGCTGTGTTTAATCGAATAAATAGAAAGGATAAGATTTTTTTTGGCTATTGTAATCAGTTTTAGTTAAATTGCTTCATTATTAACACAAACTAAAATATAAATATACCCTTATTCGTAATTATTCCCTAATTTGTTTAGTTTTATACCCCTTAAAACAATATTCTTATCTCTCTTTATCCTCTTAAATATTTGTGTGGGTTTTTCTGTGTATGCTCAACAAACTACTACAAAAATTGATTTCAAAACGGTTTTACTTCAAGATACTGAAAATTCGGTACGTTTAGAGGGAAGTAGTGTCAGAATTTTTGAAGATATAAATTATAGTAAAACATTCAAAGAAATTTCAGATTCTAATTTTTTATCTAATTTTGAAGCCTCTGAAGGTTATAATCCTAATTTTGGTTTTACTGAATCTGCATTTTGGGTTCGTGTAGAATTAGAAAACCAAAATAAAGAACAAAATGAGTTTTTATTAGAAATAGCTGCACCTCACTTGGATTCGATTATCTTTTTTTATCAAGAGGAAGGGAAGTACAAACAGATAATTACAGGAGATGCCTTTGAGTTTGCGAAACGTCCTGTTGAAAACCGTTACTTTTTGTTTCCTTTTCAATTAAAATCAACAGAAAAACAAATATTTTATTTCAGAATTGCTTCTAAGGCGAGTTTAATGCAATTTCCGATGCGTGTATGGAAGCCTTTAGCTTTTGAACAGTATAATCATCAATTTCAATTCATTTTCGGAATTATTTATGGAATAATTATTTTTATTCTTATTAATAATCTGTTTTTGTATTTCAATTTAGGTAAAGGAAATAGTTATTTATACTATGTAATTGCAATGGCATGTTCGCTTTTAGTGATTGCAAATTTAAATGGTCATGCGTATGAATATCTTTGGGGAAACTTTCCAATTTTGCAACAAAAAGGCTTACCAATGTGCCTTACATTTTTAGATTTTTGGCTGGTTTTGTTTTGTAGAAGATTTTTGAATACTCGTACCTTTGCCGAAAAGTTTGATAAAGCACTTCGTATTTTTGGATTTGTACAACTTGCATTTTTTATTCTTACGATTTTTTTACCTTATCAATTTGCAATTTATTTATCTAACCTTTCAGCTACTGCAACAGCTATTGTTCTTCTGACAACAGGAACAAGTGCTATTTTGAGAGGAAGCTCTTCAGCTTGGTTGTTTATGAGTGGTTTTACAATTTATATTTTGGGTTATGTAATATTTGCTTTAAAGACAAGTTCGTTTCTTCCTCTGAACGCTTTTACAGAATATAGTGTGCAAGTAGGTGCTGCTCTTCAAGTGATTTTACTTTCTTTTGCCATCGGAATCCGAATCAGAGAAATTCGAAATGAGAAAAATGAAGCACAGAGTTTTATGATGGAATCTCAAATGCAAGCTAATGAACATTTAGAATCAAAAGTAGAAGAACGCACTTCTGAACTCAATGAAAAAGCTGAAGCCTTAGAAAATTCGTACAGAACTGTTTCTATTTTATCTTCAATAGGACAGGAAATAACGGCTTCATTAGATTATGATGCCATTTTTGCTGTGCTTTATCGTTATGTACATGAGCTTATGGACTCTGCATTTTTTGGTGTAGATTTATATTATCCCAACAAAGAACAGATTCTTTATGCCTATAATATAGAAAATGAAGTTTTGCTTCCTGAGCAAAGAATAGATGCTAATAACCCAAATAACTTATCAGCTTATGTTATTCGAAATAGAGAGAGTTTATTTTTGAACGATGTAGAAGTAGAAATAAATCAGTACTTACCTAATGTAGAAGTTATAATAGGAGAAACTCCAAAATCACTTATTGCAATGCCTTTATTAGTTGGAGAGCGTATCTTGGGGGTTGTTTCGGTACAAAGTTTTGAAAAAGATGCTTATACAAATCAGCATTTAGAAATAATGAAAACATTAGCTTCTTATACAGCCATTGCGTTGGATAATGCTTCTTCATATTCTAAAATTCGAAATGCAAATACTAAAACAATGCAAAGTATTCGTTATGCACAACGCATACAAGAAGGACTTTTGCCAAGACCTAGAATTCTGACCGAAAATTTTGATCAAGCAAGTGTATTTTATCGCCCTAGAGATATTGTAAGTGGAGATTTTTATTGGTTCGAAACACTTTTGAAAAAAGATTTTGATGATGAACTACATCAAAATATGCCTAATAAACTCAAAATGATTGCGCTTTCAGATTGTACAGGACATGGAGTACCAGGGGCATTGATGACAATTATGGGAGTAAATCTTCTGAATCAAATCATTGCAGAAGGAGGAATATGGCAACCTGATGAAATCCTAACAAAATTAGATGAACGTGTTCGTCATACCTTTCATTTGGAAGAAATGCACACACTAAGAAGCCGTCGAAATGATGGAATGGACATCGGAATTTGTGCCATTGATGAAGAAGAACAAGTAATTTATTATGCAGGTGCAAAAATGCCTTTATACATAGTCAGAAATGAAAAAACCATAATAATAAAAGGAAGTCCATTTGCTATTGGTGGTTCATTTATTTCCAAGAAAAAAGAAAAGGAATATAAAATAAATATTTTTAGATACGAAAAAGGAGATAATTTATTTTTGGCTTCGGATGGTTTCCAAGACCAATTTGGTAGTGATAATAAAATGGATACTCATACAGAAAGAAAATATTATACTCGTTTCTTTAGACAATTTTTAGAAAAAATAAGTGTGCTTTCTAGTGTTGAACAGTATTCAGCCTTTAGCAAAGAACTGATTAGATGGAAAAAAACAAGAAAACAAACTGATGATATTCTGATAATGAGTGTGAAGCTATAAAGTCAGAAGTTAGATTTAAGAAGTCAGAAGTAAATACAAATGCAATTAACTTTTTATGAATAATTCAAAATCACAAGCTGATTTATATAGAGATGCTTTGTATTTTGCTTGTAAGGCACATGAAGGACAAAAAATGTCCACATCTATACCAAATGTAGAGTTTCCGTATTTTTTGCATATCACAGAAGTCATGACAGAAACATTGATTGCTTTTCAAGAAACAAATAATCAAAAATTGAATCAAGATTTGGGTGTACTGGTTGCTATTCTTCACGATACTATCGAAGATACTTCTGTTACTTTGGAAGAAATAGAAACAAAATATGGAACAGAAGTAAAAAATGGAGTTTGGGCAATGACAAAAAATGAAATATTGCCAAAAGAAAAACAAATGAATGATAGCTTAGAAAAACTTTTGAAACAACCTAAAGAGGTGCAGTTTGTTAAATTGGCTGACCGAATTGTAAACCTCAAAGAACCTCCTCATTATTGGAACTTAGAAAAAAGAAAAAGATACCAAAAAGAAGCTCAAACCATTTTAGAAAAATTGGGCTCTACAAATGAGTATTTAGCTAAAAGATTGGAAGATAAAATTAAGAATTATGAGCAGTATTTTTAAGAATATTTCTTGCTACTTTTACATCCTCAAAATTATTCTTTTTAAATAAATACTCCTCAAATGAAACATAATTTATACTTCAACTCAAAATTCCTTTTAGCCTTTCTTTTACTTTTCATAATTTCTTATACACTTCAAGCTCAAGATTTCAATTTTAAGTCTTCGTGGAAAGTAGGAATAGAGAAAAAAATAACACGCATTACTACAGAAAAAAAATATGAGGCTGATAGTTTAATTGAAAGTTCTGAATTAATAGAAAACACTCTAGTAAAGGTAATCTCAGAAACAAAAGACAGTTATACTTTAGAAATTTTGAAAGAAAATCAAGCTATGATTCTAACAAAAGTATTTTATGAAGAAATAGAACAGGAGCTTCCAAAATATAAAATGCTGAAACTAATTTATGAAGTAAGTAAAAAGACAGGAGAGTATAAGTTATTAAACTGGACAGAAGTTAAAAATTTGGTAGATGAGAGTTTGGAGCAAATAGAAAAAACACTAGAGGGTACAGAATATGATGGTATGGGTTCTCTTATTTCTCTTTCAGTTATTTCTAGTTTTATGAACGAAAAGGCTACTTTGGAATACATGAAAAATGAAATTGGTTTTATCTTCATTCCTTTTTCTCAGACTTTCACTCTAAATGACACAATTTCTATAACTGATTCTGGAACAAACCCTTTCAATTCTGCACAAGGACTTTCTGCC contains:
- a CDS encoding GNAT family N-acetyltransferase, producing MKQIHKEAICQNEDKKRFEWNIEGHTAFIEYILNTQNEISLTHTEVPKELGGKGIASKLTKAVLDYIKTENWVVYPTCSFIESFIAKNEEYQILLKKE
- a CDS encoding HD domain-containing protein → MNNSKSQADLYRDALYFACKAHEGQKMSTSIPNVEFPYFLHITEVMTETLIAFQETNNQKLNQDLGVLVAILHDTIEDTSVTLEEIETKYGTEVKNGVWAMTKNEILPKEKQMNDSLEKLLKQPKEVQFVKLADRIVNLKEPPHYWNLEKRKRYQKEAQTILEKLGSTNEYLAKRLEDKIKNYEQYF
- a CDS encoding 7TM diverse intracellular signaling domain-containing protein, translating into MGFSVYAQQTTTKIDFKTVLLQDTENSVRLEGSSVRIFEDINYSKTFKEISDSNFLSNFEASEGYNPNFGFTESAFWVRVELENQNKEQNEFLLEIAAPHLDSIIFFYQEEGKYKQIITGDAFEFAKRPVENRYFLFPFQLKSTEKQIFYFRIASKASLMQFPMRVWKPLAFEQYNHQFQFIFGIIYGIIIFILINNLFLYFNLGKGNSYLYYVIAMACSLLVIANLNGHAYEYLWGNFPILQQKGLPMCLTFLDFWLVLFCRRFLNTRTFAEKFDKALRIFGFVQLAFFILTIFLPYQFAIYLSNLSATATAIVLLTTGTSAILRGSSSAWLFMSGFTIYILGYVIFALKTSSFLPLNAFTEYSVQVGAALQVILLSFAIGIRIREIRNEKNEAQSFMMESQMQANEHLESKVEERTSELNEKAEALENSYRTVSILSSIGQEITASLDYDAIFAVLYRYVHELMDSAFFGVDLYYPNKEQILYAYNIENEVLLPEQRIDANNPNNLSAYVIRNRESLFLNDVEVEINQYLPNVEVIIGETPKSLIAMPLLVGERILGVVSVQSFEKDAYTNQHLEIMKTLASYTAIALDNASSYSKIRNANTKTMQSIRYAQRIQEGLLPRPRILTENFDQASVFYRPRDIVSGDFYWFETLLKKDFDDELHQNMPNKLKMIALSDCTGHGVPGALMTIMGVNLLNQIIAEGGIWQPDEILTKLDERVRHTFHLEEMHTLRSRRNDGMDIGICAIDEEEQVIYYAGAKMPLYIVRNEKTIIIKGSPFAIGGSFISKKKEKEYKINIFRYEKGDNLFLASDGFQDQFGSDNKMDTHTERKYYTRFFRQFLEKISVLSSVEQYSAFSKELIRWKKTRKQTDDILIMSVKL